One window from the genome of Lathamus discolor isolate bLatDis1 chromosome 8, bLatDis1.hap1, whole genome shotgun sequence encodes:
- the OTUD7A gene encoding OTU domain-containing protein 7A isoform X3, whose protein sequence is MPSSRPASPAAACLAAPLNDHMTLDMDAVLSDFVRSTGAEPGLARDLLEGKNWDLTAALNDYEQLRQVHTANLPQAFNEGRYHKQQEPEQPPQVTKAERPCLQRQDDIAQEKRLSRGISHASSAIVSLARSHVANECSNEQFPLEMPIYTFQLPDLSVYSEDFRSFIERDLIEQATMVALEQAGRLNWWSTVCTSCKRLLPLATTGDGNCLLHAASLGMWGFHDRDLVLRKALYTMMRSGAEREALKRRWRWQQTQQNKESGLVYTEEEWEREWNELLKLASSEPRTHFSKNGGTGGGVDNSEDPVYESLEEFHVFVLAHILRRPIVVVADTMLRDSGGEAFAPIPFGGIYLPLEVLPNRCHCSPLVLAYDQAHFSALVSMEQKDQQREQAVIPLTDSEHKLLPLHFAVDPGKDWEWGKDDNDNTRLANLILSLEAKLNLLHSYMNVTWIRIPSETRQAPLAQPESPTASAGEDVQSLADSMDSDRDSICSNSNGNNGKNSKEKEKDKQRKDKDKTRTDSVANKIGSLSKTLGIKLKKNMGGLGGLVHGKMSRANSGNGKNGDAVEKVKEKKSKSRKGSKEESGQSASTSPSEKTTPSPTDRASNSPIEKTNAKSFPDKQSDPWKYSTDVKLSLNILRAAMQGERKFIFAGLLLTSHRHQFHEEMIGYYLTSAQERFNAEQEQKRKDAEKKAALNGSSSRKLEPEAYSKEKSETSPQDRASPVLPQSHTTQLVLKFKDRTSPTPGSFSSPSNGAKKSGPIPVSAHYSHTPPVQRQSVIHLHDVNSKPSSFQDDTYKPVVGTLKTCATYPQQNRSLSSQSYSPARISGIRTVNTVESLSYAMPTEHKSQTYTNGFNTGDIRDCLEYADEDAPQTWLNNDKNQGRSTVCPIYSIQQNRCKKENCSFYGRPETENYCSYCYKEELKRRERENKGHRH, encoded by the exons ATGCCTTCTAGCCGACCAGCGAGTCCTGCTGCTGCATGCCTGGCAGCACCTCTGAATGATCACATGACTCTTGATATGGATGCAGTCCTGTCAGACTTTGTTCGGTCCACAGGGGCAGAACCAGGTCTGGCGAGAGACTTACTGGAAG GCAAAAACTGGGACTTGACAGCAGCGTTGAATGATTATGAGCAGCTCCGGCAGGTACACACGGCCAACCTGCCACAGGCGTTCAACGAGGGCAGGTACCACaagcagcaggagccagagcAGCCTCCCCAGGTGACAAAGGCAGAGCGGCCCTGCCTGCAAAGGCAGGATGACATTGCTCAAG aaaagcgTCTTTCCAGAGGTATTTCTCATGCCAGCTCAGCCATAGTCTCCCTTGCTCGATCACATGTAGCAAATGAGTGCAGCAACGAACAGTTTCCTTTGGAGATGCCCATCTACACATTCCAACTGCCAGACCTTAGCGTGTATAGTGAAGACTTCAGAAGCTTCATTGAGCGTGACTTAATTGAGCAGGCAACGATGGTTGCTTTGGAGCAAGCAG GACGATTGAATTGGTGGTCCACGGTGTGTACAAGCTGCAAACGTCTTCTTCCCTTAGCTACAACCGGTGATGGAAACTGCCTCTTGCATGCTGCATCTTTAG GGATGTGGGGATTTCATGACCGGGACCTTGTTCTGCGTAAAGCACTCTATACGATGATGAGAAGTGGAGCTGAAAGGGAAGCACTGAAAAGAAGATGGAGATGGCAACAGACACAGCAGAATAAGGAG TCGGGTTTAGTGTATACAGAAGAAGAATGGGAACGGGAGTGGAATGAACTGCTTAAACTGGCATCGAGTGAGCCTCGTACACATTTCAGCAAAAATGGAGGCACTGGTGGTGG AGTGGACAATTCAGAAGATCCAGTCTATGAGAGTTTAGAAGAGTTCCATGTTTTTGTCTTGGCCCATATTTTGAGAAGACCTATTGTTGTAGTAGCAGACACCATGTTACGGGACTCAGGGGGAGAAG CATTTGCACCTATACCATTTGGAGGAATTTATTTGCCACTTGAAGTTCTACCTAACAGATGCCATTGCTCACCTCTTGTGCTAGCCTATGATCAGGCCCATTTCTCTGCTCTTGTTTCCATGGAACAAAAAGATCAACAGCGAGAACAAG CGGTGATCCCCCTGACTGACTCTGAACACAAGTTGCTGCCTTTGCACTTTGCGGTCGATCCTGGGAAAGACTGGGAGTGGGGAAAAGATGACAATGATAACACCAGGCTGGCCAA TTTGATTCTGTCTCTTGAGGCAAAGCTTAATCTTCTGCACAGCTATATGAATGTAACATGGATACGCATACCATCTGAGACACGG CAGGCCCCTTTGGCTCAACCAGAATCTCCTACAGCTTCAGCTGGGGAAGATGTTCAGTCCCTGGCTGACTCAATGGACTCAGACCGAGATTCCATCTGTAGTAATTCCAATGGCAATAATGGcaaaaacagtaaagaaaaagaaaaggacaagCAGAGGAAAGATAAagacaaaaccaggacagaTTCAGTTGCAAATAAAATAGGAAGCCTCAGTAAAACCCTgggaattaaattaaaaaagaatatggGTGGTCTTGGAGGCCTGGTGCATGGCAAAATGAGCAGAGCCAATTCAgggaatggaaaaaatggcGATGCAGTAGAGAAAGTCAAAGAGAAGAAATCCAAGTCTCGAAAAGGGAGCAAAGAGGAGTCTGGACAGTCTGCGAGCACCTCTCCGTCTGAAAAGACCACTCCATCCCCGACCGACAGAGCAAGCAACTCACCCATTGAAAAGACGAACGCTAAATCCTTCCCTGACAAGCAGTCCGACCCGTGGAAGTACAGCACTGACGTGAAACTCAGCCTCAACATTCTGAGAGCTGCCATGCAGGGGGAACGGAAGTTTATTTTTGCTGGCCTTCTTTTGACCAGTCACAGGCATCAGTTCCACGAGGAGATGATAGGCTACTACCTGACCAGTGCACAggagcgtttcaatgcagaacaggaacagaaaagaaaggatgcTGAGAAGAAGGCTGCACTGAACGGGTCATCTAGTAGGAAACTGGAGCCAGAAGCATATTcgaaagaaaaatcagaaacatcTCCTCAGGATAGGGCATCACCCGTCTTGCCTCAAAGCCATACAACTCAGCtggttttaaaatttaaagacCGCACTAGCCCCACTCCTGGGTCATTTTCTTCACCAAGTAACGGTGCTAAGAAAAGTGGACCCATTCCAGTATCTGCCCACTATAGCCATACGCCACCTGTCCAAAGGCAAAGTGTCATCCATTTGCATGATGTCAACTCCAAGCCATCGAGCTTCCAAGATGATACCTACAAGCCAGTGGTTGGCACCTTAAAGACCTGTGCCACCTATCCCCAACAGAACAGATCACTGTCTTCTCAGAGCTATAGCCCAGCCCGGATATCCGGTATCCGCACAGTGAACACAGTGGAATCGCTGAGCTATGCCATGCCTACTGAACACAAGTCTCAGACATACACAAATGGGTTCAATACTGGTGATATTAGAGACTGCTTAGAATATGCTGATGAGGATGCTCCACAGACCTGGTTGAACAATGATAAAAATCAAGGCAGAAGCACAGTTTGCCCAATATATTCCATCCAGCAGAACCGCTGTAAGAAGGAGAACTGTTCCTTCTATGGTCGTCCTGAGACTGAAAATTACTGTTCATACTGCTACAAAGAGGAGTTAAAGCgcagggagagagaaaacaagggACACAGGCATTGA